CGCACAGCAATCAACACTGTAGGGTGCATGCGAGCACAGCAATCAGCACTGTAGGGTGCACACAAATGTGTACACAGCAATCTGCTCTGCAAAATGCACATGCTTGCACAGCAATCTGCCCTGTGAAGTGTGTGCACACAGCATTCTgccgtgcagtgtgtgtgcagAGTGCACGCAAGCACAGACTGCTATCCGTTCTGCAGTCAAACGGAAAGGTGCTGTTGCTGCATATctaaaaaaacaaattgctggccAACCACAGCTTGTCTAGCTTCATCTaaagggagaaagcagagttaacactcCGTCTGGTGACTCTTTATCATAATCCGCCCCGCAAAGTGCGAACgctcacacacatgcaaacacagcaTCTGGTCTGCAGAGTGCACACGTACACAGACATTGAGAACAGTTGACTTTACATAGGGCCAAAAACACCAAGCTGCATCTCCACTCATTCCACTGTACACAAAAACAGCTTTAAGTGAGTAAGTGTTCAGCCTGAAGGTTCACCATTTGTTGGGAAATTATGGGCTTCATCAATATTGCTTTGAAACTTAATACATTCTTATTCATAGTCGGCTATGAATAAAAATGAAAGGAGGTTGCAGCAGGAGAAAGGCACACTGCAGACGAAATTAGGGCAGACATAGGTGTGGAGAGAAAAAAGTCACATTGCAGAATTATAGAATTCATTAAACTTAAAACAAAGCAGATTTAATTTGGAATGTAATAGCAAACAACCTTAAGTATTAAAGCATACAATTTCAGATGTTTCTTTATCCATAAGACTAGCAATCAATGCTGTCCAGTTTGGTTTTCATGATgtagaggagccggtgttggagtgGGCTGGGCAGATGCATCTTTTCAATTGGCTGGACGTGGAATGTTAAATTGCATTTTTTATTAATCCTTTTTTTGCCTGTTGCTTACAGTGCACAATGGGTGAAGTAGTGAAATATGTTGATGATGAACATAAAAATGCATTCCTGAAGACCTTGAACGAACAACGATTAGAGGGAGAGTTCTGTGACATAGCCATTGTGGTGGAAGATGTTAAGTTCCGAGCGCACAGATGTGTTTTGGCAGCTTGTAGCACTTATTTCAAGAAACTGTTTAAAAAACTAGAGGTTGATAGCTCTTCAGTGATTGAGATTGATTTTTTGCGTTCAGATATATTTGAAGAAGTACTGAATTATATGTACACTTCTAAAATTGCTGTGAAGAGAGAAGATGTAAACCTGATGATGTCTTCTGGACAAATACTTGGAATAAAGTTTTTAGATAAGCTATGTACTCAGAAGCGTGACGTGTCTCCTCAACAGAACACTCCTCGCCGCAAAAGCCGTTATCCTTATAGCATAAGTGCTAAAATCCATCGACCCTCAGTGAATAGTACTGACGAGGAGATAGAAGAAATCGGAGATCAAATTGAAGCCCAGTCTGAAGAGGCAATAGATGAAACTGTACCCAATCAGGATGACGGGAAGACTCAAGCAAATGGCCTGCGGGTTCAGGAAGCCATTTTAAAAGAACTTGGAAGTGAAGAAGTTCGTAAAGTCAGTTGCTTTGCTTCAGAAGTGGAAACCATTGAGACGAATGAGCCAAAGGATGTGGCTCCCCAACCTCCTCCAACTCTCACATTCAATGACAGCATGAGTGGAGTCAAGGAAGAACAGCCACCAGGCTGGACAGCAAACACTGATGTGAAATTTGAATATTTGTTATATGGGGACAGGGAACAGTTCAGTTGTCAGACCTGTGGCAAGACGTTCACAGATGAAGCCCGTTTGCGAAAGCATGAGAAGTTGCATTCTGCCGATCGACCATTTGTGTGTGACATCTGCTCGAAGGCCTTCACCACGCAAGCTCACTTGAAAGAACATCTCAAAATTCACACAGGTTTCAAGCCTTATGGGTGTGACGTTTGTGGGAAATCTTTCATTCGAGCACCTGACCTAAAGAAACATGAACGTGTCCACAGTAATGAAAGACCTTTTGCGTGCCACATGTGTGACAAAGCCTTCAAACACAAGTCTCACCTGAAGGATCATGAGCGGAGGCACAGAGGTGAAAAGCCATTTGTTTGTGGTTCCTGTACCAAAGCTTTTGCCAAAGCTTCAGATCTAAAGAGGCATGAAAACAATATGCACAGTGAACGCAAGCAAGTGCCTACGAGTGTGATTACAAGTGAAACGGAGCAATTGCAAGCTGCAGCAATGGCTGCTGAAACAGAGCAAAACCTAGAAAGTATAGCTTGTAGCTGAGGCTAAATTAATGTAAAACTACTTTCCCCTTACCATTTTGTTCTGTAAAGGGTTCCCATGAAGTATAGATGACTACATTAATAAATGTGGCCCTCTTTAAATTGTTCCTTTTCACAattaattgaattttttttctaTGTACATAATCTAATATATAGGCTTAATTGTTGCACTGTATAAGGAGTTATTAGGGTGGCCATTTGGGGGAACAGGAAaattcaaaacatttcaaatgtTATAAATGCTTCAATCCCTGTATAGTGCAATAATGTATTTGTTGCATACTTTAAGTGTTGTGTTgcagttttaattttttttaataaagttaCTTTTAATGTTCTGGCCTGCGACCACATTTGTTTTGACTTTATTTGGTTGTAACAAATGAACCACTAGGGTCAAAACACTTTAAGAATAAGATCAAAGTATTTGTTAAACCCATTATTTTGAATGGACATCTGCCCACAGAAGCATTGCAAATTTAGTTGGAACAATTTTATGCCTGATTTTTAACATTCTTAACAGAAAAGAGCTATTATTAGTGTCTGTTTTTTGTACCACTATTTCTTTTAAATAAGTTTCTTTAAGGGAAGCAAAGACAATTTTTACATAGTCTATATATCACATTTTGGTCTTATTTTATACCAGCTAATGGTACAAGTTGTATACTTCGTGGTATTTGTGCTGACTCCTTTGCTCTGCGTTATTCTATAATGGCAAAGTAAAATAAGTATAAAATGATGCTTAGTGTTTTTAACAGAATATATGATGTAATAAGAAATTTGTATGTAGTATCTCCTTTGTTAAATTGAATATTGATTGTGCTTTGGAAAATAACAATCAAAGTTGAAAACAGCAAATTTTCTGACTTTAAAAAAACTGCTTACCAGATCTTTTAAAAAGGCTTTGGAATAAAATTTTGTGCCCTAGCAATTTAACATTGGAATTATGCTGCTCTTAATACTTTTCCCTGCACTTGAGCAAACTCTCTTTAATGCAGCAATTTGAAAATTCCTATGGTGACTTTTTAGATTGATGCCTGTCTGTAAATATTTTTAATTAACTGAATAATTGTAAAATTTATTGTTAATTTAGACTTCAGATTTAGTTGTCTTGCTCAACTCAGAGTTTAGAAGATATGATTAAAATTTTCATACATATGCAGATTTTTGAATGAACTGTATAACATGCTGGTTTTAGTTTAGACCAGCTAATGATACAggtcacatttatcaaaatgttTTCACCCTAGTCTATGTCACGAATTTCTGTTCATTTGTTAAGCATGCAGACAAGTTTTGTTTGCAATATGCTTACTCTGAAATTAGTTGTCACTGTTTTGACATGAATATTTTGCAACCAACTCAATAAACATAAAGTTgagttgagttttttgaacatattttgttttctgttttatAAGCAGTTAGATCAGTGTTAGATTAAAATTACCTTGCCATTCTCAGAAAATTTACTATTGTCTGAAACAAATGTCTTTTGCAAATTAAAATGTAAACATTTTAGAAAAATGTGTCACTTTTTTTCCCAAACATGTATTTCACATTTGATGAATTTATTACCATTGTCATAATACTCACCCTCACATCCTAGCTGAGTCTGTAATAATAATTACCAGCTCACCAGCTACAGAAAAACTATAGGTGCAAGATCAGGTCAGCAGTTGTATTTTCTGAGGTGAATGACTCTTAAATCCTGCACCTTCAAGTTGAGAATGTATTGGGAATGCTCTGTACTTGTATGGATGAGTACATTTTGAACGACACTCAAGCTAGCATCATCCAGAATAAAGAATAAAGCAGCTTGATCAGCAACCTACCACGAGCCTAAAACATGTAATCCCTCTACCAGTGACATACATTGATTGCAGTGTGTTCTATTTACAAGAAGTACCTCCGAAACACTCCCCAATTTTCATTTATGAGATGCATAAACAGAACTGAGGAAAATCATGGCTCTATTAATTTGACAATTTTAAAACACTGTCTGGCCCCCAAACTAAAAATTCTTTCTTGTGTCTTTCAGTCTAGTGgttcggactgaattgagaatCAGGCCAGTTGACCTAAGTTCTTAAGGCAGGCTGGGCAGAAAATCTGCCTTAGAGCTTGATCACTGTAGTCAGAGTTTAAAATTAAAGGCTAAAACATGAACACATACCACACCTTCCCACTTACCCTCACAAACTCCCCGCACTATATGTCCCTCTACCCATTGTCATGTCTCCTCAAAGATGTGCCACCCAATATTATGTATCCATTCTCATAATTCCTGTGTTTTTTCTGTGCATCTGTCCAAACTTCGCACCTGCAGCAGCTTATGGCTCTCTTATCGTCACTAGTCCAACTCTACCTGCTGCACAATGCCCATTGTACCTCTATCTCTATGACAGTTTACCTAGTATCTAGCAAAGGAAGATCTCAGGAGGCATGCTGACTACTGTTTTCACTACTGAGGAAAAAAACATAAAAAATAAACAATTTGAAAATCCTTTATGAAAACAAGCTTCTCAATTGACTGCTAAATTCTGAATCCTCTAAATAAGCAAACAACTTTAATCATTAAGTAGTTGGAGTTTCCCTTCAAAATGCTAACTTGATATGCATTCCTGTTATGAAAGGGATAGTTTGGGAAATAAATCTTATAATTGTTTGCTGTGAACACTAAGCTGTAGTATCTTGAACTTGAAGCTCCATTTTTTCTATTTGGTCTGTGCTTTAACAACAGTTTAGCCCCAAGGAATTTGCACTTTTTAAACAAAATGCCAGAGTTCCTTACCTTCATCAATGGTGACCCAGGACCAGATTCAAAGAGGTACCCCAAAAGACAGAAATGTAACACGTTCTTCCAACCATCATTCACTCTGACCTGCTCCCCATGCCCACTGCCCAACTCAAAGAACCTCATATATTTCTACCCACCTCtcattcatctgccatatcacaCAAGTATCCTTGTACATTAAAAGAAAACGTTATTACTGAAAGTTCACTATTTCAGCCGACACTGGAGAAAGCCATTAAATCATAAGATAAGAATTGACAAATCTTAACACTTTGGCATACTTGATGTTTGAAACATTGACAAGTCAGCCCTTGTTAACATTTTGTGACAGTTGAACACTTCTTGACAGGTTATGAGCTTTTTGACACTGAACAGTTTGAGACTTCTTAATGTTCCCAATGGGTGCCACCCAGCCAGCCTCTACcccacgtgcacacagacacaaaagAATCCCTGACTTCCATCCCAAAGATATTCTGCGATCATATCGACAGGCGTGCCTTAGCTTTTCAAAGAGGCACCTGGAAATCGAAAAttaatgcactgaccactgaTCTGTTCTTACTTGGTCTCCACGTTCCAGATACATGGCACTAAAGTCCAAGTTTAGTGAAGGTAGTTGTCCAGAAATTATGGGTGCATGTGTGAACTACAGACAAGCTACTCTGTCATGATGGAACTTACAGCTTCAAAGTCTACCACCTAGAGGAATGAGACCAGCAAGTGCATGTAAAAGCCACCAATTCAACTTGAAATATATCTCATACTTAGTGGAACAAAGTTGTGGAACTAGTTGCATAACATTGTGAGAGAAGATTCACTAAACAGAGAGGCTATGAAGATTATGAAGGACACAGGGAAGAAAATAAGAAATTTGGGTGCACAGAACAGCAGCGTTTTCCATCCACTAATAAGTGAAAATTTGATCAAATGTAGCATCAAGGAGTCCCAACAAAACTGAGGTCAATGGGAACCAGGGAAAAGTCTcaactggttggaatcatacatAACATGAAGGAAAACAGTTAAGGGTGTTTGAGGTCAATCATCACGGTTGCAGGACATCAACATAGGAATTCATcaaggcccaatcatcttcaactGCTTTATCAATAATCCATTGATCATAAGGTCAGCAAGGAACAGTTCACTAACAACTGTATGGTATTCTGTATCATTCACCATATGTCATATACTGAGACAATCCATGTCCATATACAGCACCCACCTGAACAACATTAAAGCTTGGGTGACAAATGGAAAAAAAGCACTCCCACGACATGTACCAGACAAAGACGATCTCCAACAAGGGAGAATCTAGCCAtctccctttgacattcaatggtattaccatcacttcACCACCATTAATATCCTTTGGACTAAAATTAACTAGAAACAGTCCCTGTTCTGTTCTTTTTGGGAGAGGAAATTTATTACAGGATTCACATGAATAAATTAGTGTTGTGCTATTGTTTTGGAAATTGACAAATTACAGAACACTCTCTACACTACATATATGCATCACTTTAACTGTTTGAATGTATTTTTTTTCCCAAGCAGCCTACATGTGATTTACTTGTACCCTTCAACTTAGTGTCAGATATAATGTTTATGTCGTAAATCCCAATCAATTTTATCTTAAAATCTAATGAGAGAAAGCATAATACTCTTGAAAATGCTGCTTTATGGAAGGGCTGCTTTAGTCCGAGCTAACTCAGGTCCAGAGAAATGGATTGGTGCTGCTTTTCATAGGTTTACTTGGGGAAAGTATTGATAGCCCATCtagaagtgaaaatcatggaaaGTAATGGCATCATGTCATAGTTGACAGAGATAACAGGTGCATGTAATGGAACATTATTGAGGGGTCAGGGCAGATGAACAGAGTTGGTTGAGAGCACTGCTGGTGCCCCAAAAAATGAGTCAGTTAACTCAGTTGGCGAGTTGGGTGGTTTGTAATACTGGGTGATGCCAACAGCACTGGTTCATTTCCAATactggctgaggttatcatgaaggattCTCTTTCcgaacctcttccctcacctgagacATAGTGACTCTCATGTTCATCCATCACAAATGGAGAGCAGCCatgtggtctggtaagactatggtggcTTTACCTTAAGACAAAAAGTAAATCAATCCTGAACCCCTACCTCAGTCAGCTTTGGGGAGATTAAGAAAGAGGtttgctacgagctagtgagggcaggaataggaggagagagcagatgaatgcatggctgaggagctggtgtatgggggaaggattcacatttttggatcattggaattctTTTTGGGGTagagtgacctgtacaagaaggacggattacacctgaactggaaggggactaatatactggcagggagatttgctcgaactgattgggaggatttaaactagtaaggtggggtgggggtgtggtggtggtgggtgggacccagggagatagtgaggaaagagatcgatctgagacgggtacagctgagaacagaagtgagtccatcagtcagggcaggactaataaattaaactgcatttatttcaatgcaaggggcctaatagggaaggaatatgaactcagggcatggttaggaacatgggactgggatatcatagcaattacagaaacatggctcagggatgggcaggactagcagcttaatgttccaggatacaaatgctacaggaaggatagaaagggaggcaagagaggagagggagtggcatttttgataagggatagcattacagctgtgctgagggaggatatgcccggaaatacatccagggaagttatttgggtggaactgagaaataagaaagggatattcgccttattgggattgtattatagaccccctaatagtcagagggaaattgagaaacaaacatgtaaggagatcttagctatctgtaagaataatagggtagttaatgtagggaattttaactttccaaacatcgactgggactgccatagtcttaaagatttagatggagaggaatttcttaagtgcgtacacgacaattttctgattcagtatgtggatgtatctactggagaaggtgcaaatattgacctactcttgggatataaggcagggcaggtgactgaggtgtcagtgggggagcactttgtggtcagcgaccataattctatttgttttaaaatagtgattgaaaaggatagaccagatctaaaagttgaagtttaaattggagaaaggccaattttgacggtattaagcaagaactttcgaaagctgattggaggcagatgttcgcaggtaaagggatggctggaaaatgggaagccttcagaaatgagataacaagaatccagagaaagtatattcctgtcagggtgaaagggaaggctggtaggtatagggaatgctggatgactaaagaaattgagggtttggttaagaaaaagaaggaagcatatgtcaggtatagacaggatagatccttagatgaatataaaggaagtagaagtatacttaagagggaaatcaggacggcaaaaaggggacttgagataacgttggcaaatagaattatggagaatccaaagggtttttacaaatacattaaggacaaaagggtaactagggagagaacagggcccctcaaagatcagcaaggcggtctttgtgtggagccacagaaaatgggggagatactaaatattttgcatcagtatttactgtggaaaaggatatggaagatatagactatagtgaaatagatggtgacatcttgcaaaatgtccagattgcagaggagaagtgctggatgtcttgaaacaggtaaaggtggataaatccccaggacctgatcaggtgcacccgagaactctgtggaaagctagagaagtgattgctgggcctcttgctaagatatttgtatcatcgatagtctcaggtcaagtgccggaagactggaggttggcaaacgtgttgccactgtttaagaagggcggtaaagacaagccaggaactatagaccggtgagcctgacctcggtggtgggcaagttgctggagggaattctgagggacaggatgtacatgtatttggaaaggcaaggactgattaaggatagtcaatatggctggtggtggagggttgtttttcagactggaggcctgtgaccagtggaatgccacaaggatcgttgctgggtcctctacaacagttaacttatctgattctgtgctgtgaacttcgcccaacagttcctccaagattactTGTGTATTTTACTGTTCGTTAATTGTcgcagatgcactccgatgtccggcaatacacgaattcaaacagcaaaggcagtatctgtgcaggttttctctctctctcctgcactgtcctcaccatgtgtttcctttgtctgttcatcccccttttaaactgctgttgttttgacttttttttccaaagttccaaaacaatccaacagcatataaaacagtaattgctgctcctggaattcaaggaaatcacctccaacaccaaaaatacctcaaaaaaaggagcagctcttacagccagaaatttttcccgtcctccatcttggattacccaaattgggttgggatatctggtcggccaggttggaccgaagggtctgtttccatgctgtacatttctatgactctatgtggttCTTTTCACAATTAGTCGATAACTCAAAGCAGAAGAAGATGAGGACTGGAGTATcagattcgagagtgtggtgctggaaaagcacagcagggcaggcagcatccaagaagcaggagaattgacatttcgggcataagctcttcatcagaaagcccctcttcattcctaataaagggcttatgcccaaaacattgattcccctgatccctggatgctgcctgacctgctgtgcttttccagcaccacaatcttgacTCAAGTAACTCAAAGCAGTCAACTATTGCAATGTTTAAATCACACCTAGTTGAAAGAAACATCAATGTAATGATGATCAAACAATCTGTGGTGTCAATTGAAGAATAATTCCCATTTTCTTCTGAAATTTGTGCTACGAGATCTTCTTGCATCCACTTAAAAGAGTGCCTTCGCATTATTGCACTTAGTGTTTCAACCAAAAGACAGTACCAAGCACACTGAGATGTCAATCTTGATTTTTGGGCTCAAGTCTTTCAGTTGTAGTTGAACCTGGAACTCTGTGTCTCAAAAGCAAGAGTGCTGTCAGCTGAACTAAAGCTGAAATTGAATGGTATTCTTTAGGCTTAAATTTCACATTATGTGACAATGGCATCATAAAAAAAATATACTTTTCTCATGCAATCTTAAAATGTTAGAATGGAATGAACATTAAATTGCTGTTGTGCATTCTTAGATCATTTTAATCCCTTGAATATATCACTGAGTTAGAATACACTCATGTTTAACATAGCTTAGTAATCAGATGTACAAATTATGTTCTACTATGTAATTATAGTGATCAGCTACCCATTTTTCATTCCATTTGAAGGGAAAGTACTCAACTTAAAATAATGATATTTATTGTTCATTTTGAGATTTCACTTTTTCTCCTGACATTGCACTATCTCGATTCTGATTGGAACACTTTCAAATGTTGCATCTGCTGGAGTTATGTACCAAATTGTACTGGCATTCCTCAGTAATGCTgttgtttttaaaaatgcatgTAACCATTGCAGTatataacatggaacatagaacaggacagcacaggaacaggcccttgaAACCACTATGGTGATTCCGAACATAatgtcattctaaactaatcccgtccacctgcacatggtccatatccctctattccctgcctcaAGATAAGTTTCAAAGTGATCAAGGTTCAGACATCTCTAAGCTTAATTCCTGATCAATGCAGAATTTAATGAGCTGGGCAGACTCTATAAAACCTCTATCAAATTTCAACCCTTGTTTGCTATCTGGTCAACTATTTCAAGAAGGAATGCGTGTGGATTTTTTCCATATTTTTGATAAGGAACCTGAAGATTCGGGTTAGGTAGGCTACTGTCAGTCAGATTCATACTCTTTTATTTTAAATGACCTAGAGAAGCATAAGAATTTTAGATGAAGCGCAAAACTTGAGCTGTTCTTCATCCACTTGCTAACTGGcacatttacactctcttcattcAGCACACCATGAGCTCTCATTGACACGTAGAAATCGGTTTAATCAATTTTTTTGTAAACTTGGGAAATTCTTCGAAATTTCTTCAGAGGAACAATATTTAAAATTGAAGCTTTTGAAAAATTAAAAGCGTAAGAGAAAATGGCACAACTCAGGCAGAGCAGCAGCACTGTCTTTTTgagtccctgagaacatcagtcTGACATGTGGGCTCAAGATGCGAAACTGAAGTTTAAAAACCCACGACCTTCTGAGTCAGAGGACAGAGCACTGCCAATACCGCAGATGCTGCCACAACAGTGAATCTGCTACTGCAGTAAATGTTGGTCTCTCATCCCCAACTAGGTATGGAACAAGGTCAGCTATAGCTACCACAGCTAACCTAAGACAACACGGTCATCCCAAAATGATAAACTTTGCTCATATGCAGTGTGACAATAGTATAGCTTAAAGAGTCATAGacccatagagctgtacagcatggaaacagacccttcggtccaacctgtccatgccaacgagatatcccaacccaatctagtcccacctgccagcacctggcccagaggtgtattttgtcgtttttttatgaagagaggttgagataGAGGCGCTGAGTCATCTGTTCCCAGTCAAAAATGTAAACAGCtagtgaggccttgggttttgtttTAAGATAGAACAATACAAGCAATATGAAGTGGTAGGGTCAAGCTCCAACAGAACCAGGATGTTAGTTTAACTTGCAGCAGCTAttggggtttggaagctgctataCCTCTCTCCCAGTTCCTGCATAATACTTATGTTCTCTTTCTCAAAAAATTTTCTCTTAACATTCTTTCCTCTTGGACTGGAGAATTGGAAGTGAggtaatctattttactgaattcacCTTTGCCAAggatatgtttatgggatgttactatattggaacagttggtATTTATTAgataaataatctattattctgttaaatttcccaatagagttgttattccaaaatagaggaggagatgctggacgTCTTaaaaaatctccaggacctgatcaggtgtaccctacgCCTTTGTAGGAAGTTatgagtgaggtgccagaagactggatggtgactaacgtggtgccactatttaagaaaggctatAAGGAAATGCCAGggaatatagaccagtgagcctgatgtcaat
The Chiloscyllium punctatum isolate Juve2018m chromosome 5, sChiPun1.3, whole genome shotgun sequence DNA segment above includes these coding regions:
- the zbtb14 gene encoding zinc finger and BTB domain-containing protein 14; translation: MGEVVKYVDDEHKNAFLKTLNEQRLEGEFCDIAIVVEDVKFRAHRCVLAACSTYFKKLFKKLEVDSSSVIEIDFLRSDIFEEVLNYMYTSKIAVKREDVNLMMSSGQILGIKFLDKLCTQKRDVSPQQNTPRRKSRYPYSISAKIHRPSVNSTDEEIEEIGDQIEAQSEEAIDETVPNQDDGKTQANGLRVQEAILKELGSEEVRKVSCFASEVETIETNEPKDVAPQPPPTLTFNDSMSGVKEEQPPGWTANTDVKFEYLLYGDREQFSCQTCGKTFTDEARLRKHEKLHSADRPFVCDICSKAFTTQAHLKEHLKIHTGFKPYGCDVCGKSFIRAPDLKKHERVHSNERPFACHMCDKAFKHKSHLKDHERRHRGEKPFVCGSCTKAFAKASDLKRHENNMHSERKQVPTSVITSETEQLQAAAMAAETEQNLESIACS